GGAACGGTTAAGCCAGCAAGAATCCTCAATTGATTGATGATGTTCTAAATTATCGTCCCTTCTCATAAAAATGTACAGAATGGTTGTACAAATGATTGTGAGGGATGAAGAATGAGCCAATATTACGAAAACAATCCATCAAAAAGCAGTACTCCGGACCATGATGTCATCATGAGAGGGCGCAAGCTTCTTGATATTACGGGTGTAAAACAAGTAGAAAGCTTCGATAATGAAGAGTTTTTATTAGAAACATCAATGGGATTTCTGGCCATTAAGGGACAAAACCTGCAAATGAAGAACCTCGATGTGGAAAAGGGGATCGTCTCCATTAAAGGGAAGATTTTTGATTTGGTTTACTTGGATGAGCAACATGGGGAGAAAGCTAAAGGATTCTTTAGCAAGTTATTCCGATGACCCTCTCCACGCAATTTCTGACCATGCTTTCAATGATTGGAATGGGGTCGTTGTTTGGAGCGATGTTCGATACGTACCAGCGCTTTTTACAGCGGCCAAAACGAAAGCAGTGGATTGTCTTTATTAATGATTTGCTTTTTTGGATTATTCAGGCATTGCTTATTTTTTACACTTTATTTTTAGTAAATAAGGGTGAGATTAGATTTTATATTTTTATAGCTCTTATTTGTGGTTTTGCAGCGTATCAAAGCTTGTTGAAGGAATTTTA
Above is a genomic segment from Neobacillus endophyticus containing:
- the yabP gene encoding sporulation protein YabP produces the protein MSQYYENNPSKSSTPDHDVIMRGRKLLDITGVKQVESFDNEEFLLETSMGFLAIKGQNLQMKNLDVEKGIVSIKGKIFDLVYLDEQHGEKAKGFFSKLFR